Proteins from one Dromiciops gliroides isolate mDroGli1 chromosome 6, mDroGli1.pri, whole genome shotgun sequence genomic window:
- the LOC122731430 gene encoding olfactory receptor 508-like produces the protein MESKPSGNYTAVTNFLLLGLTDDPLLCIILFVLFLGIYVFTVMGNFCTIILIRLSPQLHTPMYLFLSHLAFVDFWYSTGATPNMLANFLQEKNIITYSGCITQLCSLVTFGATESFLLTSMAYDRYMAICNPLLYSVKMSDQVCLLLIVISYIGGCLNGVTYTGCLLNLSFCGPNVIDHFFCDFSPLVNLSCYHAFVAEILPAIYSAIIIAIALVTIVVSYLYIFFTILSMNSTEGRHKAFSTCTSHLTAVTLFYGTIIFIYVMPTSSYSTDQNKVVSVFYIVVIPMLNPMIYSLRNKEIKDAFKRLVSSKRHS, from the coding sequence ATGGAGTCTAAGCCATCAGGAAACTACACAGCAGTCACCAACTTCCTTCTGCTGGGATTAACAGATGATCCCCTTCTTTGTATCAttctttttgtgttatttttggGGATATATGTATTCACAGTAATGGGAAATTTCTGCACTATTATTCTAATCAGATTGAGTCCACAGCTTCACACCCCTATGTACCTCTTTCTCAGTCATTTGGCTTTTGTTGATTTTTGGTATTCGACAGGTGCTACACCTAACATGCTCGCAAATTTTTTACAGGAGAAAAATATCATCACTTATTCTGGCTGTATTACCCAACTATGTTCTCTGGTCACCTTTGGGGCCACAGAGTCCTTCTTGCTCACATCCATGGCATATGACCGTTACATGGCCATTTGTAACCCATTGCTTTACTCTGTGAAAATGTCTGACCAGGTCTGCCTTCTGCTTATAGTGATTTCCTACATAGGTGGCTGTCTGAATGGGGTAACTTATACTGGCTGCTTATTGAATTTGTCCTTTTGTGGACCCAATGTAATCGATCACTTTTTCTGTGACTTCTCTCCTTTGGTTAACCTTTCCTGTTATCATGCTTTTGTAGCAGAAATACTCCCTGCTATTTACTCGGCAATCATCATAGCTATAGCTCTTGTTACCATTGTCGTCTCTTATCTGTATATCTTCTTTACCATTCTCAGTATGAActcaacagaaggaagacacaaAGCCTTCTCCACCTGTACCTCCCACCTCACTGCAGTCACTCTGTTCTATGGAACCATTATCTTTATTTATGTAATGCCTACATCCAGCTATTCCACAGATCAGAACAAAGTGGTGTCCGTTTTCTATATTGTGGTGATTCCAATGTTGAACCCCATGATCTATAGCCTGAGGAATAAGGAGATTAAAGATGCCTTTAAAAGACTGGTCTCTAGTAAAAGGCATTCTTAA